From Pseudomonas sp. LS1212, the proteins below share one genomic window:
- a CDS encoding P1 family peptidase codes for MRLRDLGIVIGTGTPGIHNAITDVAGVRVGHHTLNAETGETSIHTGVTVIEPRAGAAHLEPCFAGVHVLNGNGDATGLEWIREAGLLTTPIAYTNTHSVGVVRDALVAAERDMARLHTYWCMPVVLETYDGVLSDIWGQHVTAEHVHAALAAARSGPVQEGCVGGGNGMICHEFKGGIGTSSRVLSAEEGGWTVGVLVQANYGVRKALRVAGYPVGAVLDDVASPFAGPANVGEAGMGSIVITIATDAPLLPHQCTRLAQRASVGLARVGGGTEDSSGDIFVAFSVGNSSLPAANHGHPGAPTTTLQMVNNDYISALFVAAADAVEEAIVNAMLAATDLEGCGNRVLALGPERLLAAMRKVGWQPEAFN; via the coding sequence ATGCGCTTACGCGACCTTGGCATCGTTATTGGTACGGGCACCCCTGGCATTCACAACGCTATCACCGATGTGGCGGGTGTGCGGGTGGGCCATCACACGCTCAACGCTGAAACGGGCGAAACCTCGATCCACACCGGCGTTACCGTCATTGAGCCGCGGGCGGGTGCCGCGCACCTGGAGCCCTGCTTTGCCGGGGTGCATGTGTTGAATGGCAATGGCGATGCGACGGGGCTGGAATGGATTCGCGAAGCGGGTTTGCTGACCACGCCGATTGCTTATACCAATACCCATAGCGTCGGCGTGGTGCGCGATGCACTGGTGGCTGCCGAGCGGGACATGGCCAGGCTCCACACCTACTGGTGCATGCCGGTGGTACTGGAAACCTACGATGGCGTGTTGAGCGATATATGGGGCCAGCATGTCACCGCCGAACACGTCCATGCGGCACTGGCGGCCGCGCGCTCAGGCCCGGTGCAGGAGGGTTGCGTCGGCGGTGGCAACGGCATGATATGCCACGAGTTCAAGGGCGGCATCGGTACTTCCTCGCGGGTGTTGAGCGCTGAAGAGGGAGGCTGGACCGTCGGGGTACTGGTGCAGGCCAATTATGGCGTGCGCAAGGCGCTTCGGGTGGCGGGCTATCCGGTAGGCGCGGTGTTGGATGACGTAGCGTCCCCGTTTGCAGGCCCTGCCAACGTCGGCGAGGCAGGCATGGGGTCGATCGTGATCACCATTGCCACCGACGCCCCCTTGCTGCCTCATCAGTGCACACGCCTGGCGCAGCGGGCAAGCGTTGGCCTGGCACGGGTGGGCGGTGGCACGGAGGATTCGAGCGGCGATATCTTCGTTGCGTTTTCCGTGGGCAACAGCAGTTTGCCAGCGGCCAATCATGGCCATCCCGGTGCGCCGACGACGACCTTGCAGATGGTCAACAACGACTATATTTCGGCCTTGTTCGTGGCTGCCGCCGACGCTGTCGAGGAAGCCATCGTCAATGCGATGCTTGCTGCAACCGACCTCGAAGGGTGTGGCAATCGCGTATTGGCGCTCGGGCCGGAGCGGCTCTTGGCGGCCATGCGCAAGGTCGGCTGGCAGCCGGAGGCGTTCAACTGA
- a CDS encoding LuxR family transcriptional regulator: MNLTLQDVAWHDAVGRLIETLDRPTFWTALVRLLDRYVPVDNWVVVIFSSGRPQVLAESPGEDGGLDSLFQDYLKGLYLLDPFYIANREAPQSGLFRLDDVAPECFEQTDYYQRYFRLNIVTDEVHINVQLDAERTLSLSLGSQCRFSLEQIALLGLIQPWVAALMRQRMAFERELEQTPALPPSWQGRLESTARQMESPLSARELEVGRLMLSGCSNKEIARKLAISAETVKVHRKHMYSKLGIKSQSELFSLFLQAQE, translated from the coding sequence ATGAACCTGACGTTGCAGGATGTGGCCTGGCATGACGCGGTAGGCCGGTTGATCGAAACCCTGGACCGGCCCACCTTCTGGACCGCGCTGGTGCGCTTGCTCGACCGCTATGTTCCCGTGGACAACTGGGTGGTGGTGATATTCAGCTCGGGCCGGCCGCAGGTGCTGGCTGAATCGCCCGGCGAGGACGGTGGGCTCGATTCGCTTTTCCAGGACTATCTCAAGGGCCTGTACCTGCTCGACCCCTTCTACATCGCCAACCGGGAGGCGCCGCAGAGCGGTCTTTTCCGCCTGGATGACGTCGCGCCGGAATGCTTTGAGCAGACCGACTACTACCAGCGCTATTTCCGCCTCAACATCGTCACCGACGAGGTGCATATCAACGTCCAGCTCGACGCCGAGCGAACCCTCAGCCTGTCCCTGGGAAGCCAGTGCCGCTTCAGCCTGGAGCAAATTGCCCTGCTGGGCCTGATCCAACCCTGGGTCGCCGCCCTGATGCGCCAACGCATGGCATTCGAGCGGGAGCTGGAACAGACCCCGGCCCTGCCACCCAGCTGGCAGGGCCGACTGGAATCGACTGCCAGGCAGATGGAATCGCCGTTGTCGGCGCGTGAACTGGAGGTCGGCCGCCTGATGCTCAGCGGCTGCTCGAACAAGGAGATTGCCCGCAAGCTGGCGATATCGGCAGAGACCGTGAAGGTCCACCGCAAGCACATGTACAGCAAGCTCGGGATCAAGTCCCAGTCCGAGCTGTTCTCACTGTTTCTTCAGGCACAGGAATGA
- a CDS encoding carbon-nitrogen hydrolase family protein produces the protein MKIELMQLAGRDGDTAYNLGCTIKAIATCADDTDLLVFPETQLMGFVDAEQLASVAEPLNGPTLQAILQVVRERNVSVVVGIAENDAGTYYNTSVLVTPEGIALSYRKTHLWPSERGAFCPGDRYVTALWKGVRVGILICYDIELPESSRALAQLGAELIIVTNGNMDPYGPVHRTAIMARAQENQAFAVMVNRIGEGDGGLVFAGGSAAVDPFGRVLFEAGRQECRQVVELDLEQLQTARREYDYLSDRRLHLPGERVDHADGRRELLIP, from the coding sequence ATGAAGATTGAACTCATGCAATTGGCCGGTCGCGACGGCGACACCGCTTATAACCTGGGGTGTACCATAAAGGCTATCGCGACCTGCGCAGATGATACGGATCTGTTGGTCTTCCCGGAAACCCAGCTGATGGGTTTCGTCGATGCCGAGCAACTGGCGAGCGTTGCCGAACCGCTGAACGGCCCGACCCTGCAAGCCATCTTGCAGGTGGTGCGCGAGCGGAATGTCTCGGTGGTGGTCGGCATTGCCGAGAATGATGCCGGCACCTATTACAACACCTCCGTACTGGTGACGCCCGAAGGCATCGCCTTGAGCTACCGCAAGACCCACCTGTGGCCATCGGAGCGCGGCGCGTTTTGCCCCGGTGACCGCTATGTCACGGCGTTGTGGAAGGGCGTGCGCGTTGGCATCCTGATCTGCTACGACATCGAATTGCCCGAAAGCAGCCGTGCCCTGGCGCAGCTCGGCGCCGAACTGATCATCGTCACCAACGGCAACATGGACCCGTACGGCCCCGTCCATCGCACCGCGATCATGGCCCGGGCCCAGGAGAACCAGGCTTTCGCGGTCATGGTGAATCGGATCGGCGAGGGTGATGGGGGCCTGGTGTTTGCCGGTGGCAGTGCGGCGGTCGACCCGTTTGGACGCGTGCTGTTCGAAGCCGGGCGCCAGGAATGTCGCCAGGTCGTCGAGCTGGATCTCGAGCAACTGCAAACCGCCCGCCGCGAATATGACTACTTGAGTGACCGCCGCTTGCACCTGCCAGGAGAGCGAGTCGATCATGCCGACGGTCGTCGTGAACTGTTGATTCCCTGA
- a CDS encoding polyamine ABC transporter substrate-binding protein: protein MSLNRCLPMALVTLLISAFACTEASEAANPRVHIYNWYDYIAPDATKNFQKETGIDPVYDVFDNSDVMQSKVMAGRSGYDVVFAGGDLLPNLIKAGVLKELDRAQLPNLPHLDPEILAKLQSNDPGNRYAAPYMWGTTGIGYDADKVKALLGTDAPVNSWDLIFKEDNIAKLSQCGVAMLDAPNEIVPIALHYLGLPHNSQNPEDYRKAEALLLKVRPHIRYFDSSKFISDLANGNVCVVLGWSGGVLEAKSSAELAANGRKLLYSIPREGAPVWVESMVLLNDAPNPKEGMDFINYMLRPEVIAQSTNYLGYPNANKDATALVEQKIRDNPDVYPSRQVLETLFPLEPLPLKLERVRTRLWSKVKTGN, encoded by the coding sequence ATGAGCCTGAACCGCTGTTTACCCATGGCCCTGGTCACGTTGTTGATATCAGCCTTTGCCTGTACCGAGGCTTCCGAGGCAGCCAACCCCCGCGTGCATATCTACAACTGGTACGACTACATTGCTCCTGACGCGACGAAAAACTTCCAGAAGGAAACGGGCATTGACCCGGTGTACGACGTGTTCGACAACAGCGACGTCATGCAAAGCAAGGTCATGGCCGGCCGCAGCGGCTACGACGTGGTGTTCGCCGGGGGGGACCTGCTGCCGAACCTGATCAAGGCCGGCGTGCTCAAGGAACTGGATAGGGCTCAGTTGCCCAATTTGCCTCACCTGGATCCGGAAATCCTCGCCAAGCTACAGAGCAACGATCCCGGCAATCGCTACGCGGCACCCTACATGTGGGGCACGACCGGCATCGGCTACGATGCCGACAAGGTCAAGGCGCTTCTCGGCACAGACGCCCCGGTCAACTCCTGGGACCTGATCTTCAAGGAAGACAACATCGCCAAATTGAGCCAATGCGGCGTGGCCATGCTCGATGCGCCGAACGAGATCGTCCCGATCGCGCTGCATTACCTCGGGCTGCCCCACAACAGTCAAAACCCGGAAGATTACCGCAAGGCCGAAGCGCTGCTACTGAAGGTGCGGCCGCACATTCGTTACTTCGATTCCTCCAAATTCATCTCTGACCTGGCCAATGGCAACGTCTGCGTGGTGCTGGGTTGGTCTGGTGGGGTCCTGGAAGCCAAGTCTTCGGCAGAACTGGCCGCCAATGGGCGCAAGCTGCTCTACAGCATCCCTCGCGAGGGCGCACCGGTGTGGGTGGAAAGCATGGTGTTGCTCAACGATGCGCCCAATCCGAAGGAGGGGATGGACTTCATCAACTACATGCTGCGCCCGGAAGTGATCGCCCAGTCGACCAATTACCTGGGCTACCCGAATGCCAACAAGGACGCGACGGCGCTGGTCGAGCAGAAGATCAGGGACAACCCGGATGTCTATCCGTCCAGGCAGGTGCTGGAGACGCTGTTCCCGCTTGAACCCTTGCCGTTGAAGTTGGAGCGGGTAAGAACGCGGCTATGGAGCAAGGTTAAAACCGGGAACTAG
- a CDS encoding sigma-54-dependent Fis family transcriptional regulator, producing MNVKYRASEHVSPQLKDLTDRIRFLGSEGKIWLDEQRMLLMQVSAMASCRRELIEMIGEERAKGFFLRLGYQSGLKDAELARKLRPNAGDIDMFLIGPQLHSLKGMVKVVVREMDIDLEAGTFYADIEWQDSFEVENHQSEQLHSSQPVCWMLLGYAISYTSHFVGRQIIYREVSCRGCGDALCRIIGKPAEEWDDADEFLRYFNSDPIIDELHTLQQQVENLNQQMQLRAGQFYGIGQSQIYRKTCTLIDKAAPGKASVLLLGETGVGKEVIARSLHLRSERAGGPFIALNCAAITAELIEAELFGVEKGAYTGAQQSRMGRFERANGGTLFLDEIIELTPRAQASLLRVLQEEELERVGDSQTRKVDVRVIAATHEDLGQAVKDGRFRADLYYRLNVYPVRIPALRERREDIPLLIEHFLERLHASYKKKTLGLSDRALEACLRYEWPGNIRELENLIERGVIITDSNQSISVEALFPHLSDEAQSIGLSSEGNLVDPTPAPDIDWVAQLIDLGIGLDAVEEALMQAALKRSRQNVSEAARLLGMTRPALAYRMKKRSSEEGFGAR from the coding sequence ATGAATGTGAAATACCGAGCCTCGGAGCATGTGTCTCCGCAGCTCAAGGACCTGACCGACCGTATTCGCTTCCTCGGCAGTGAGGGCAAGATCTGGCTGGACGAGCAGCGCATGTTGCTGATGCAGGTGTCGGCCATGGCCTCCTGCCGCCGGGAGCTGATAGAAATGATCGGCGAGGAACGCGCCAAGGGCTTTTTCCTGCGCCTGGGCTACCAGTCCGGGCTCAAGGATGCGGAGCTTGCGCGCAAGCTGCGGCCCAATGCCGGCGACATCGACATGTTCCTGATCGGCCCGCAATTGCACTCGCTCAAAGGCATGGTCAAGGTCGTGGTACGCGAAATGGACATCGATCTGGAAGCCGGCACCTTCTACGCCGATATCGAGTGGCAGGACTCCTTCGAGGTCGAGAATCACCAGAGCGAGCAACTGCACTCCTCCCAGCCGGTCTGCTGGATGCTGCTGGGCTACGCCATCAGCTACACCTCGCACTTCGTCGGCCGGCAGATCATCTACCGGGAAGTCAGCTGCCGTGGCTGTGGTGATGCGCTGTGCCGGATCATCGGCAAACCCGCCGAGGAGTGGGACGACGCCGACGAGTTCCTGCGCTATTTCAACAGCGACCCCATCATCGACGAACTGCATACCCTGCAGCAGCAAGTCGAGAACTTGAACCAGCAGATGCAACTGCGCGCCGGCCAGTTCTATGGCATCGGCCAGTCGCAGATCTACCGCAAGACCTGCACCCTGATCGACAAGGCAGCCCCCGGCAAGGCGTCGGTGTTGTTGCTCGGCGAAACCGGCGTGGGCAAGGAAGTGATCGCCCGCAGCCTGCATTTGCGCAGCGAACGCGCCGGGGGGCCGTTCATTGCCTTGAACTGTGCGGCGATCACCGCCGAGCTGATTGAAGCGGAATTGTTCGGCGTGGAAAAAGGTGCCTACACCGGCGCACAGCAGTCGCGCATGGGCCGTTTCGAGCGGGCCAATGGCGGCACCCTGTTTCTCGATGAAATCATCGAACTGACGCCACGCGCCCAGGCCAGCCTGCTCCGGGTATTGCAAGAGGAAGAGCTGGAACGTGTCGGCGACAGCCAGACGCGCAAGGTTGACGTACGGGTCATTGCCGCCACCCACGAAGACCTCGGCCAGGCTGTCAAGGATGGGCGTTTCAGGGCCGACCTGTATTACCGCTTGAACGTCTATCCGGTGCGCATCCCGGCCCTGCGCGAGCGCCGGGAAGACATTCCGCTGTTGATCGAACACTTCCTCGAAAGACTGCATGCCAGCTACAAGAAGAAAACCCTCGGCCTTTCCGATCGCGCCCTCGAAGCCTGCCTGCGCTATGAGTGGCCCGGCAACATCCGCGAGCTGGAAAACCTCATCGAACGGGGCGTGATCATCACCGACAGTAACCAGAGCATTTCCGTCGAGGCGCTGTTCCCGCACCTGAGCGATGAAGCCCAGAGCATCGGCTTGAGCAGCGAGGGCAACCTGGTCGACCCGACGCCGGCACCCGACATCGACTGGGTGGCCCAACTGATCGACCTTGGCATTGGCCTGGATGCGGTGGAGGAAGCGCTGATGCAGGCTGCGCTCAAACGCTCCCGGCAAAACGTCTCCGAGGCTGCCCGGCTGCTCGGCATGACCCGACCGGCCCTGGCTTACCGAATGAAAAAACGGTCCTCAGAAGAGGGCTTTGGAGCCCGTTGA
- a CDS encoding phenol hydroxylase subunit: MSQPSTPFNDMPRYVRVRSGADDAFVEFDFAIGYPELYVELVLPRVAFEQFCTSNRVQHMNAQMSAVIDADMQKWRYGNLVEQNPSH, encoded by the coding sequence ATGAGCCAGCCATCCACCCCTTTCAATGATATGCCGCGCTACGTCCGCGTGCGCAGCGGGGCCGACGACGCCTTCGTCGAGTTCGACTTCGCCATCGGCTATCCCGAGCTGTACGTCGAACTGGTCCTGCCCCGTGTGGCCTTCGAACAGTTTTGCACCAGCAACCGGGTGCAGCACATGAATGCACAGATGTCCGCGGTCATCGACGCCGACATGCAGAAGTGGCGCTACGGCAATTTGGTCGAGCAGAACCCGAGTCACTGA
- a CDS encoding aromatic/alkene monooxygenase hydroxylase subunit beta, with translation MSVEIKTTTAQTIRNTFSHTRRRFGDKPASRYQEASFDLESATNFHYKPLWQPDKLLNDATRTAVVMADWYSVSDPRQFYYGAYVQTRAKMQENAEHDYAFCEKRNLLAGLDATTRQQLACILLPLRHAELGANMNNSSIAADGFGTSLTQMHMFHAMDRLGIAQYLSRIGLMLDDGDIGLLAEARQQWLSDPAWQGLRRYVEDSLVIKDWFELSLAQNLVSDGLLYPLLFQKFDEQLCARGAGQVGMLTEFMRLWFTESQRWVDALVRTVINESPANLALVQGWVDRLSLTAVEALRPLAAMGPGEDALAAVGVEFSARLQKIGLMGATV, from the coding sequence ATGAGCGTTGAAATCAAGACAACCACCGCCCAGACCATACGCAATACCTTCAGCCACACCCGTCGGCGTTTCGGCGACAAGCCTGCCAGCCGCTACCAGGAAGCCAGCTTCGACCTGGAGTCGGCCACCAACTTCCACTACAAGCCCTTGTGGCAGCCGGACAAGTTGCTCAACGACGCGACCCGTACCGCCGTGGTCATGGCCGACTGGTACAGCGTCAGCGACCCGCGCCAGTTCTACTACGGCGCCTACGTGCAAACCCGCGCCAAGATGCAGGAAAACGCCGAACACGACTATGCGTTCTGCGAAAAGCGCAACCTGCTCGCCGGCCTCGACGCTACCACCCGCCAACAGCTTGCCTGCATATTGCTGCCGCTGCGCCATGCCGAGCTGGGCGCCAACATGAACAACTCCAGCATCGCCGCCGACGGCTTCGGTACCAGCCTGACCCAGATGCACATGTTCCATGCCATGGACCGCCTGGGCATCGCCCAGTACCTGTCGCGCATCGGCCTGATGCTCGATGACGGCGACATCGGCCTGCTGGCCGAGGCCAGGCAGCAGTGGCTCAGCGACCCGGCCTGGCAGGGCCTGCGCCGCTATGTGGAAGACAGCCTGGTGATCAAGGACTGGTTCGAGTTGTCCCTGGCGCAGAACCTGGTCAGCGACGGTTTGCTCTACCCCTTGCTGTTCCAGAAGTTCGACGAACAGCTGTGCGCCCGCGGCGCCGGCCAGGTCGGCATGCTCACCGAATTCATGCGCCTGTGGTTCACAGAAAGCCAGCGCTGGGTCGATGCACTGGTCCGTACAGTGATCAACGAAAGCCCGGCCAACCTGGCGCTGGTGCAAGGCTGGGTCGACCGCTTGAGCCTGACAGCCGTCGAGGCCTTGCGCCCGTTGGCGGCCATGGGGCCAGGCGAAGATGCACTGGCAGCGGTGGGCGTCGAGTTTTCCGCTCGCTTGCAGAAGATTGGCCTCATGGGAGCCACCGTATGA
- a CDS encoding MmoB/DmpM family protein yields MTSLVYIAFQDNDNARYIVDAIVHDNPHAVVQHQPAMIRIQAEGRLEIHRATVEERIGRSWEVQEMLIDVITLGGNVEEDEDLFALHWN; encoded by the coding sequence ATGACTTCGCTCGTTTACATCGCCTTCCAGGACAACGACAACGCCCGCTACATCGTCGATGCCATTGTCCACGACAACCCCCATGCCGTGGTCCAGCACCAGCCGGCCATGATCCGCATCCAGGCCGAGGGGCGCCTGGAGATCCATCGGGCCACGGTGGAGGAGCGCATCGGCCGCAGCTGGGAGGTGCAGGAAATGCTCATCGACGTCATCACCCTGGGTGGCAACGTCGAGGAAGACGAAGACCTTTTCGCCCTGCACTGGAACTGA
- a CDS encoding aromatic/alkene/methane monooxygenase hydroxylase/oxygenase subunit alpha: MAAKRLNMKDKYRCLTRDLDWEPSYQTHEDIYPMERFEGIKITDWDKWEDPFRLTMDAYWKYQAEKEKKLYAIFDAFSQNNGHTNLSDARYVNALKLFLSGVTPLEYQAYQGFARVGRQFSGAGARIACQMQAIDELRHVQTQIHAMSHYNKHFNGLHDFAHMHDRVWFLSVPKSFFEDARTAGPFEFLTAISFSFEYVLTNLLFVPFMSGAAFNGDMATVTFGFSAQSDEARHMTLGLEVIKFLLEQHEDNVPIIQRWIDKWFWRGYRLLTLVGMMMDYMLPNKVMSWAEAWEVYFEQAGGALFKDLERYGIRPPKYVEEAKIGKEHISHQAWSIFYQYSQATNFHTWIPTDEELDWLSEKYPDTFDKIYRPRFEHWRALQEKGERFYNPTLPMLCQVCQIPLAFSEPDDPTTLSHRSAEHEGERYHFCSDGCCDIFTYEPVKYIQAWLPVHQILQGNCGGADVESVVRDYYNINPGEDNFEYHGSAEHQRWQQWHPADKSASPAPVDPDLQKAG; encoded by the coding sequence ATGGCCGCCAAACGCCTGAACATGAAAGACAAGTACCGTTGCCTGACCCGCGACCTGGACTGGGAGCCGAGCTACCAGACCCACGAAGACATCTACCCGATGGAGCGCTTCGAAGGCATCAAGATCACCGACTGGGACAAGTGGGAAGACCCCTTCCGCCTGACCATGGACGCCTACTGGAAATACCAGGCCGAGAAAGAGAAGAAGCTCTACGCCATCTTCGATGCCTTCTCGCAGAACAACGGCCATACCAACCTGTCGGACGCGCGCTACGTCAACGCGCTGAAACTGTTCCTCAGTGGCGTCACGCCGCTGGAATACCAGGCGTACCAGGGCTTTGCCAGGGTAGGGCGGCAGTTCAGCGGCGCCGGGGCGCGCATTGCCTGCCAGATGCAGGCGATCGATGAACTGCGCCATGTGCAGACCCAGATCCACGCCATGAGCCACTACAACAAGCACTTCAACGGCCTGCATGACTTTGCCCATATGCACGACCGGGTGTGGTTCCTCTCGGTGCCCAAATCCTTCTTCGAAGACGCACGCACCGCCGGCCCGTTCGAGTTCCTCACGGCAATCTCGTTTTCCTTCGAGTACGTGCTGACCAACCTGCTGTTCGTGCCGTTCATGTCCGGTGCTGCGTTCAACGGCGACATGGCCACTGTGACCTTCGGCTTCTCGGCCCAGTCCGACGAGGCGCGGCACATGACCCTGGGCCTTGAGGTGATCAAGTTCCTGCTCGAGCAGCACGAAGACAACGTACCGATCATCCAGCGCTGGATCGACAAGTGGTTCTGGCGTGGCTACCGCCTGCTGACGCTGGTCGGGATGATGATGGACTACATGCTGCCCAACAAGGTGATGTCCTGGGCCGAGGCCTGGGAGGTGTACTTCGAGCAGGCCGGTGGCGCGCTGTTCAAGGACCTGGAGCGCTACGGCATTCGCCCGCCCAAGTACGTCGAAGAGGCGAAGATCGGCAAGGAACACATCAGCCACCAGGCCTGGTCGATCTTCTACCAGTACAGCCAGGCGACCAACTTCCACACCTGGATCCCGACCGACGAAGAGCTGGACTGGCTCTCGGAAAAATACCCGGACACTTTCGACAAGATTTACCGGCCGCGCTTCGAACACTGGCGTGCCTTGCAGGAGAAGGGCGAGCGCTTCTACAACCCGACCCTGCCGATGCTCTGCCAGGTCTGTCAGATCCCGCTGGCCTTCAGCGAGCCTGACGACCCCACCACGCTGAGCCACCGCAGTGCCGAGCACGAGGGCGAGCGCTATCACTTCTGCTCGGACGGCTGCTGCGACATCTTCACCTATGAACCGGTGAAGTACATCCAGGCCTGGTTGCCGGTGCACCAGATCCTGCAGGGCAACTGCGGTGGTGCGGATGTCGAGTCGGTCGTGCGCGACTACTACAACATCAACCCGGGCGAAGACAACTTCGAGTACCACGGCTCGGCCGAGCACCAGCGTTGGCAGCAGTGGCATCCGGCCGACAAGAGCGCAAGCCCCGCGCCTGTCGACCCGGACCTGCAGAAGGCCGGCTGA
- a CDS encoding phenol hydroxylase subunit P4 — protein MPVTSIGAYEAQPLDRQENFNGLQLVYLCWEKHLMFCAPFTLPLPPTMTFGEFIEQVVKPVISQHPDAPAVDFDNAQWRLNEQPFTPQNTASLADNRIGHKSMLHLHTPGLTGIAGTCN, from the coding sequence ATGCCCGTGACTTCCATCGGCGCCTATGAGGCCCAACCCCTGGATCGCCAGGAAAATTTCAACGGTTTGCAGTTGGTGTACCTGTGCTGGGAAAAGCATCTGATGTTCTGCGCACCCTTCACCTTGCCGTTGCCGCCGACCATGACCTTCGGCGAGTTCATCGAGCAGGTGGTCAAGCCGGTGATTTCCCAGCACCCGGACGCCCCGGCAGTGGACTTCGACAACGCGCAATGGCGTTTGAATGAACAGCCCTTCACCCCGCAGAACACAGCGAGCCTTGCGGACAACCGGATTGGCCACAAAAGCATGCTGCACCTTCACACCCCAGGCCTGACCGGCATCGCTGGCACCTGCAACTGA
- a CDS encoding NADH:ubiquinone reductase (Na(+)-transporting) subunit F, with product MSYQVTIEPTGEQIEVEEGQTILQAALRQGVWLPFACGHGTCATCKVQVLEGDVDIGAASSFALMDMERDEGKVLACCAMPQSDLVIEADIDVDPDFAGHPVEDYRALVTALVDLSPTIKGVHLKLDRPMAFQAGQYINLQLPGIEGTRAFSLANPPSRADEVELHVRLVEGGQVTGHIHSELKAGDEVQLSGPYGQFFVRTSQPGDLIFIAGGSGLSSPQSMILELLQARDNRQIVLFQGARNRAELYNRELFEALALEHPNFTYVPALSQAADDPDWSGFNGYVHEAAKAHFDSRFSANKAYLCGPPPMIDAAITCLMQGRLFERDIFMERFYSAADGATESTRSALFKRI from the coding sequence ATGAGCTATCAAGTCACCATCGAACCCACTGGCGAGCAGATCGAGGTCGAGGAGGGCCAGACCATTCTCCAGGCAGCCTTGCGCCAGGGTGTCTGGCTGCCGTTCGCCTGCGGCCACGGCACCTGTGCCACCTGCAAGGTGCAAGTACTGGAGGGCGACGTCGACATCGGCGCTGCGTCATCCTTCGCCCTGATGGACATGGAGCGTGACGAGGGCAAGGTGCTCGCCTGCTGCGCCATGCCCCAGAGCGATCTGGTGATCGAGGCCGACATCGATGTGGACCCGGATTTCGCCGGGCACCCGGTCGAGGACTACCGTGCGCTGGTGACTGCGTTGGTCGATCTGTCACCGACCATCAAGGGCGTGCACCTGAAGCTGGACCGGCCCATGGCGTTCCAGGCCGGCCAGTACATCAACCTGCAATTGCCCGGTATCGAAGGCACTCGTGCCTTCTCGTTGGCCAACCCGCCGAGCCGCGCCGATGAAGTGGAGCTGCATGTGCGTCTGGTCGAGGGTGGCCAGGTCACCGGGCACATCCACAGTGAACTGAAGGCCGGAGATGAAGTGCAATTGTCCGGGCCGTACGGGCAGTTCTTCGTGCGCACGTCCCAGCCTGGCGACCTCATTTTCATTGCTGGCGGCTCCGGGCTTTCCAGCCCGCAGTCGATGATCCTCGAACTATTGCAGGCCAGGGACAACCGCCAGATCGTGCTGTTCCAGGGCGCGCGCAACCGCGCCGAACTCTACAACCGGGAGCTGTTCGAAGCGCTGGCCCTCGAACACCCGAACTTCACCTACGTGCCGGCGCTCAGTCAGGCTGCCGATGATCCGGATTGGAGCGGTTTCAACGGCTACGTGCATGAGGCCGCCAAGGCGCATTTCGACAGCCGCTTCAGTGCCAACAAGGCTTACCTGTGCGGGCCGCCGCCGATGATCGACGCTGCGATCACTTGCCTCATGCAAGGCCGCCTGTTCGAGCGCGACATTTTCATGGAGCGCTTCTACAGCGCCGCCGACGGCGCTACGGAGAGTACCCGTTCGGCACTTTTCAAACGTATCTAG